A region of Sugiyamaella lignohabitans strain CBS 10342 chromosome A, complete sequence DNA encodes the following proteins:
- the MRPS9 gene encoding mitochondrial 37S ribosomal protein MRPS9 (Mitochondrial ribosomal protein of the small subunit; GO_component: GO:0005763 - mitochondrial small ribosomal subunit [Evidence IPI] [PMID 11278769]; GO_component: GO:0005739 - mitochondrion [Evidence IEA,IEA]; GO_component: GO:0005739 - mitochondrion [Evidence IDA] [PMID 16823961]; GO_component: GO:0030529 - ribonucleoprotein complex [Evidence IEA]; GO_component: GO:0005840 - ribosome [Evidence IEA,IEA]; GO_function: GO:0003735 - structural constituent of ribosome [Evidence IEA]; GO_function: GO:0003735 - structural constituent of ribosome [Evidence IPI] [PMID 11278769]; GO_process: GO:0032543 - mitochondrial translation [Evidence IC] [PMID 11278769]; GO_process: GO:0006412 - translation [Evidence IEA]), whose translation MPRLRQLVPAGFSNPIQVYTRLIFNSASKPFSTTTSPSNAQRAISQIQTRLEKLTKEYEDYNGIRKEQSDEDVRGTNLIKFNDFSHRRGDLEKLRVVPRDQAFYMANPPHEEIMRKLSDLLDKNINLPLASPQTYVRPSWLPMKDYANMAGGTRLRPSNYREFIKLASRLDSIDPQLIPSDVVTILDAFKRKETTASNKTPIKVLDNMGRAIAVGRRKTSSARVIVVKASEEIKGQFLVNGRPLDVHFDRLQDRTTALFPLKVIEGMGSYNVFATVHGGGLTGQCGAIALGLTKALIIHNPILGKRLSKAGCTKRDTRVKERKKPGKPKARKSNTWVKR comes from the coding sequence ATGCCTCGACTAAGGCAATTAGTTCCGGCAGGATTTAGCAATCCAATTCAGGTTTATACACGACTTATCTTTAACTCTGCATCCAAACCATTTTCTACAACTACCAGTCCTTCCAACGCCCAGCGGGCCATTAGCCAGATCCAAACACGTTTAGAGAAGCTGACAAAAGAATATGAAGACTATAATGGAATTCGTAAGGAGCAGtctgatgaagatgtcCGAGGCACAAATCTTATCAAATTCAATGATTTTTCTCATAGAAGAGGTGATTTAGAGAAACTCCGAGTTGTTCCTCGGGACCAAGCTTTTTACATGGCTAATCCTCCTCATGAAGAGATTATGCGTAAATTAAGCGATTTATTGGACAAGAACATTAATTTACCCCTTGCTTCACCTCAGACATATGTTCGACCCTCTTGGTTGCCAATGAAAGATTATGCAAACATGGCAGGAGGAACTCGACTAAGACCATCTAATTACAGAGAATTCATCAAGCTTGCATCCCGTCTCGATTCCATCGATCCTCAATTAATACCTAGTGATGTTGTTACCATTCTCGACGctttcaaaagaaaggAAACCACTGCATCAAATAAAACTCCCATCAAGGTACTCGACAATATGGGGCGAGCAATTGCTGTTGGTAGAAGAAAAACATCATCAGCCCGGGTCATTGTAGTTAAAGCAAGTGAGGAAATCAAGGGTCAATTTTTGGTTAATGGGCGCCCTCTTGATGTTCATTTTGATCGTTTGCAAGATAGAACCACTGCTCTGTTCCCTCTAAAGGTGATTGAGGGAATGGGTTCGTATAATGTCTTTGCTACTGTTCATGGTGGTGGTCTGACCGGACAATGTGGAGCTATTGCTCTCGGTCTTACTAAGGCCCTTATTATTCATAATCCTATTCTCGGCAAGAGATTGTCTAAGGCTGGTTGTACGAAACGTGACACTCGTGTCAAGGAGAGAAAGAAGCCTGGTAAGCCTAAGGCCAGAAAATCAAACACCTGGGTCAAGCGTTGA
- the MDM20 gene encoding Mdm20p (Non-catalytic subunit of the NatB N-terminal acetyltransferase; NatB catalyzes N-acetylation of proteins with specific N-terminal sequences; involved in mitochondrial inheritance and actin assembly; GO_component: GO:0031416 - NatB complex [Evidence IDA] [PMID 12783868]; GO_component: GO:0005737 - cytoplasm [Evidence IEA,IEA]; GO_function: GO:0004596 - peptide alpha-N-acetyltransferase activity [Evidence IMP] [PMID 12783868]; GO_process: GO:0017196 - N-terminal peptidyl-methionine acetylation [Evidence IGI,IMP] [PMID 12783868]; GO_process: GO:0007010 - cytoskeleton organization [Evidence IMP] [PMID 9105043]; GO_process: GO:0000001 - mitochondrion inheritance [Evidence IGI,IMP] [PMID 9105043]), which yields MSSTTTRDIKALWDLINAGSYKQALVKVGKELKKSPNHPYWLALNAYISGRQNKQEESLELANRVAALGPTNLTIVSLLQEIYQKYGKDVELCSLFETAVRKSGSAVEPELLDLWLDSMIDRGYMKGFVQCSMASQKVTQSRGSTLQAALAMYLSCHGIAGRSPSATDSERKIFPMLASRMLDKIEPLVNAQEGYVRALVLGMAKTEASVDAQIEYLQSDVVKKWESLDLVLLLLESLEKAQKWDSLFQECVGLLTFEEGKHSLDNWLYWKGLVTAAVNLGGDYIEQAEAFINGFSPESRNSRLALVDLYGKVKESKFMSAVKSYFTALGNKRCAYEDLKPYVEFSNFNKSEFLLFLANGDDSDKSLDWRLNATKFQNLLGDPPSADDLIKAYNDFKPLLKGKDPKDYFSGDDFLLIAVGRLVSSEEPLALLKSIILLESAVLNDKHQFYMRLWLVQLYLQVGSFANAQRHYDSLSIKMIQNENISHSLLSRCSSIHPSKDVIMRTNDIYNQLTEITPYTKYALTKSAYTQIEGFIDLNSKLQKSLSRRLVWIEEAKIQRLLDPAGNANLSKFDEDFDSNPETYSDNRDFKTLANVDFQPLGDQPFSELLTVGPRQGVTWAKAFVLRENIIRRLITPKPQLLEPLGSQLVGLYKDNTEFTPAEVWSLDVIGLLISCSLAKSSETSYLQISTKLSELPKVPSLSWSYFHHSFTILETLKVVTGFLTRLRGARHQFKVNLDALDKLLSSVKILSEEVRKSALESKNSRNKRYQDTLEILAPWAEDRGISNSIVENILDGIGISQDKTLTLLRSISV from the coding sequence ATGTCATCAACGACAACTAGGGACATCAAAGCCCTCTGGGATTTGATCAATGCTGGATCGTACAAACAGGCACTTGTAAAGGTTGGAAAAGAGCTTAAAAAGTCACCAAACCATCCCTACTGGCTCGCTCTAAATGCTTACATTAGTGGAAGACAGaacaaacaagaagaatccTTGGAATTGGCAAATAGGGTTGCTGCCTTGGGGCCAACAAATCTCACCATTGTGTCATTGCTGCAGGAGATATACCAAAAATATGGAAAAGATGTCGAACTCTGCTCACTTTTCGAGACCGCTGTGCGTAAATCGGGATCAGCTGTGGAGCCTGAACTTCTGGACCTATGGCTTGATTCAATGATTGACCGCGGCTATATGAAGGGCTTTGTACAATGTTCAATGGCCAGTCAGAAAGTAACTCAGAGTAGAGGGAGTACATTACAAGCTGCCCTGGCTATGTACCTTAGCTGCCATGGTATTGCAGGTAGATCACCGTCAGCTACAGATTCCGAAAGAAAAATCTTTCCCATGTTAGCATCGAGGATGTTGGACAAGATTGAGCCCTTGGTCAATGCTCAAGAGGGCTATGTTCGTGCCCTAGTTCTTGGTATGGCAAAAACTGAGGCTTCAGTTGATGCGCAAATAGAGTACCTTCAATCGGATGTTGTAAAAAAGTGGGAGTCTCTAGATCTtgttttgttattattagAATCATTAGAAAAAGCGCAGAAATGGGATTCGCTCTTCCAAGAATGTGTTGGCTTACTGACCTTCGAGGAAGGTAAGCACTCGCTGGATAATTGGTTGTATTGGAAGGGACTGGTGACTGCCGCGGTGAACTTAGGCGGGGATTATATTGAGCAAGCTGAAGCATTTATAAATGGATTTTCCCCGGAATCACGAAATTCTAGATTAGCGCTGGTAGATCTATACGGGAAGGTTAAGGAGAGCAAGTTTATGAGTGCAGTGAAGAGCTACTTTACAGCTCTTGGGAACAAACGCTGTGCATATGAAGACTTGAAACCATATGTTGAATTTTCCAATTTTAACAAGAGTGAATTTTTACTCTTCTTGGCCAATGGTGATGATTCTGACAAGTCACTGGATTGGAGATTGAATGCtacaaaatttcaaaatcttctGGGAGACCCACCATCTGCGGATGATCTGATTAAGGCATATAACGATTTTAAACCTCTTCTAAAAGGTAAAGATCCCAAAGACTATTTTTCGGGTGATGATTTTCTTCTTATTGCAGTAGGAAGGCTAGTATCTTCAGAAGAGCCTTTGGCCCTTTTAAAATCGATCATATTATTAGAATCGGCTGTTCTAAACGATAAGCACCAGTTCTATATGCGGCTCTGGCTTGTACAACTCTACCTTCAAGTAGGATCTTTTGCCAATGCTCAAAGGCATTATGATTCACTTTCAATCAAAATGATTCAAAACGAAAATATCTCGCATTCTCTATTAAGTCGCTGTTCATCTATCCACCCCAGTAAGGATGTTATTATGCGGACCAATGACATTTACAACCAATTAACGGAGATCACCCCTTACACCAAGTATGCCCTGACCAAATCTGCGTACACTCAAATTGAAGGATTTATAGATCTGAATTCAAAATTGCAGAAGAGTCTTAGCCGTCGTCTGGTATGGATTGAAGAGGCTAAAATCCAACGGTTACTGGATCCAGCTGGTAATGCCAATTTGTCGAAGTTTGATGAAGACTTTGATTCTAACCCAGAAACATACTCTGATAACAGAGATTTCAAAACCCTGGCCAATGTGGACTTCCAACCACTTGGCGACCAGCCATTTTCTGAATTACTAACTGTCGGTCCTCGACAGGGTGTAACTTGGGCGAAAGCATTTGTTCTCAGGGAAAACATTATTCGGCGTTTAATTACCCCCAAGCCACAGTTGCTTGAACCCCTTGGATCTCAACTTGTTGGGCTATATAAAGACAATACCGAATTCACACCAGCCGAGGTATGGTCGCTAGACGTCATTGGTCTTCTTATTTCTTGCAGTCTTGCAAAGAGTTCGGAAACTTCATACTTGCAGATTTCCACTAAGCTTAGTGAGCTGCCTAAGGTGCCGAGTCTTTCGTGGTCATATTTCCATCATTCATTCACAATTCTTGAGACTTTAAAGGTAGTTACTGGATTTTTAACTCGTTTGCGTGGAGCTCGACACCAATTTAAAGTCAACCTTGATGCACTAGACAAACTGCTAAGTTCAGTCAAAATATTATCTGAAGAAGTACGTAAGTCTGCACTCGAGTCAAAGAACTCTCGTAACAAGCGCTATCAGGATACCCTCGAAATATTAGCACCTTGGGCAGAGGATCGTGGtatttcaaattcaattgTGGAGAATATACTTGATGGTATTGGCATCAGTCAAGATAAGACTTTGACTCTTCTACGAAGTATTTCGGTCTAG
- the BRX1 gene encoding Brx1p (Nucleolar protein; constituent of 66S pre-ribosomal particles; depletion leads to defects in rRNA processing and a block in the assembly of large ribosomal subunits; possesses a sigma(70)-like RNA-binding motif; GO_component: GO:0005730 - nucleolus [Evidence IEA]; GO_component: GO:0005730 - nucleolus [Evidence IPI] [PMID 11864607]; GO_component: GO:0005634 - nucleus [Evidence IEA]; GO_component: GO:0030687 - preribosome, large subunit precursor [Evidence IDA] [PMID 11583614]; GO_component: GO:0030687 - preribosome, large subunit precursor [Evidence IDA] [PMID 17443350]; GO_function: GO:0008097 - 5S rRNA binding [Evidence IPI] [PMID 11864606]; GO_function: GO:0042134 - rRNA primary transcript binding [Evidence IPI] [PMID 11864606]; GO_process: GO:0000027 - ribosomal large subunit assembly [Evidence IPI] [PMID 11864607]; GO_process: GO:0042254 - ribosome biogenesis [Evidence IEA]), which yields MSAIYKTLSKDSTKKSSSSENGEANGTTTYKNRQRVLVISSRGVTFRHRHLINDLSNMMPHGRKEPKFDTKSKLYQLNEIAELYNCNNIMYFEARKHTDLYLWLSKAPNGPSCKFHIQNIHTMDELNFTGNCLKGSRPILSFDSTFDETPHNRLVKELFLHTFGVPPKARKSKPFIDHVVTLSIVDNKIWFRNYQISENAATNANDERKNKGETELSLVEIGPRFVMTLITILEGSFGGPVIYENKEFVSPNFVRAQLRSQQAAAAKSRAEAALNNRIKRREAVLAADPLSNTVLFKQ from the coding sequence ATGTCAGCTATTTATAAAACGCTGTCCAAGGACAGTACTAAGAAATCATCATCTAGCGAAAATGGTGAAGCCAACGGCACTACAACTTACAAAAATAGACAGAGAGTCCTTGTGATCTCGTCAAGAGGTGTAACTTTCAGACATAGACACTTGATTAATGATTTATCGAATATGATGCCCCATGGTAGAAAAGAACCTAAATTCGACACTAAATCTAAACTTTACCAATTAAACGAAATTGCAGAATTGTACAATTGTAACAACATCATGTACTTCGAGGCTAGGAAACACACTGACTTATATCTGTGGTTATCGAAGGCTCCTAACGGACCCAGTTGCAAATTCCATATTCAAAACATTCACACCATGGACGAGTTAAATTTTACAGGCAACTGTTTAAAGGGATCTCGACCGATTCTGTCCTTTGATAGCACGTTTGATGAAACACCTCACAACAGACTTGTTAAGGAGCTATTCCTTCACACCTTTGGCGTTCCACCGAAGGCTCGTAAGTCGAAACCATTCATTGACCATGTCGTTACTTTAAGCATTGTTGATAACAAAATCTGGTTTCGTAACTATCAAATCTCTGAGAATGCAGCCACCAACGCAAATGATGAACGCAAGAACAAGGGTGAGACTGAATTATCATTAGTAGAAATCGGTCCTAGATTTGTCATGACTCTTATCACTATTCTTGAGGGTTCATTTGGCGGTCCTGTCATTTACGAAAACAAGGAATTTGTCTCACCTAATTTTGTCCGTGCTCAACTCAGATCTCAACaagccgctgctgccaaatCTCGTGCTGAAGCTGCTCTTAACAACCGCATCAAGCGCCGTGAAGCAGTCCTTGCTGCTGATCCTCTTTCAAATACTGTTCTATTTAAGCAGTAA
- a CDS encoding serine/threonine-protein kinase Sgk2 — protein MAMLVPNFINIGNYNGQLKDKHGSDDNGSQHKSQFEELKRSVVQSSTPQYGNRFKGKQRESDVNADNSHSQNSVNFKELGELPDSDYSHASIRDQTTHLTNGQISSPKLYSSASSMTVYDAGHIYKTKVNNDRALLSTISNCRLRLLLEFLPPLPRNIHIKEVGEAFITAHNHDVIIRMFFNLGYNSPWDGISSKLSFRGTTLQAMLFDYRPDGVLPENILEQIRQIIFLAINNQNYEFWKAVFVFLVLNYHKGESSKLGEFKGDVHAPNGLCTPNTQSADEQLNFNNSNGSILRSDDKFSDDVCSLIDPPSTLSAVKFSLHNELSLHGIIAEVPQMYNIIFHKLDLDGHLNIIMNLMIDNEVFRVFKKSPNVVSMSRKVQNLFTKYSDTRRVSSQFDQIIQKALERMQDLSEDKDFGLFRLWCSESIYFEQHDSQYSDRRDILVPIVFHSKPENRSLDPIKFNLRAVQSILPVVERVFLDQPDRIFVHFATVCNEKLRCYIVDRSRIYEMEAISIVSRPDLFIKAMLEYRLMTREEMGFDNSIQREDDDEYIMFEGHGRLKVLQTLRDKNYGIFGQSTVVRIVQREKDDSVLFLKEYWAEDKTAEVGNSGLYDMERRVYETAMEFNIPFIPKLVGYQELTRTSQLMNFLRINDPSDDEALLHKYFVDLNCDRVQCRYLFEDIAFGQIFNLKQLRDIFKCLVHIVKALKQLYLLNEFTHGDIVSENLLVIQRGAEIEGLLVDFDLSSSRSIEQERVSQIRKSQLLSTENIFENELTDSSSATASSGDSVAQDGRYVDGYQYFPYMSIDRLQSNEGEDIYSFFHDLECLFWVLLLEATRGKDDFFQNWEDLDLSTLIDRKVVIASVECGLYNETTVNEKYVPASGYIYRLQKIVFDTQSRLEMDLSMYDRIIELFDEAAADQYY, from the coding sequence ATGGCAATGCTCGTTCCGaattttataaatattggGAACTATAATGGACAGTTGAAAGATAAGCATGGATCTGATGATAACGGGAGTCAGCATAAGAGCCAGTTTGAAGAACTGAAAAGGTCTGTAGTTCAGAGCTCCACTCCTCAGTATGGTAATAGGTTTAAAGGAAAACAACGGGAATCAGATGTTAACGCAGATAATTCTCATTCACAAAACAGcgtcaatttcaaagaatTGGGTGAATTGCCAGATTCTGACTATAGTCACGCAAGTATCAGAGATCAGACAACGCATCTAACCAATGGACAAATTAGCAGCCCGAAATTATATTCCAGTGCCTCGAGCATGACAGTTTATGACGCTGGGCATATTTACAAGACCAAAGTTAATAACGACAGGGCCCTTCTTTCGACTATTTCGAACTGCAGGCTTCGGTTGCTTTTGGAGTTTCTTCCTCCTTTGCCTAGAAACATTCACATTAAAGAAGTTGGTGAGGCTTTTATCACCGCCCACAATCATGATGTTATTATTCGAATGTTTTTCAACTTGGGGTACAATAGTCCCTGGGATGGCATTTCCTCGAAACTGTCTTTTAGAGGCACAACACTTCAAGCCATGCTATTTGATTATCGTCCAGATGGTGTTTTACCTGAAAACATTCTAGAACAAATTAGACAAATAATCTTTTTGGCGATCAATAATCAGAACTACGAATTCTGGAAGGCtgtttttgtatttttagTTCTAAACTATCATAAAGGTGAGTCGAGTAAACTGGGTGAGTTCAAAGGGGATGTGCATGCTCCGAATGGGCTATGTACCCCAAATACGCAGTCGGCAGATGAGCAACTTAATTTCAACAATTCAAATGGTTCGATACTAAGATCTGATGATAAATTCAGTGATGACGTTTGTTCCTTAATCGATCCTCCCTCTACTTTATCAGCAGTGAAGTTCAGTCTTCATAATGAACTCTCCCTTCACGGAATAATTGCAGAAGTACCACAGATGTACaatattatatttcacAAATTGGATCTAGACGGTCATCTAAATATCATAATGAATTTGATGATAGATAACGAAGTATTCCGcgttttcaagaaatcacCAAATGTGGTTTCAATGTCGAGAAAGGTACAGAATTTATTTACAAAGTATTCCGATACCAGACGAGTTTCTTCCCAATTTGATCAAATTATCCAGAAAGCCCTCGAACGCATGCAAGACCTTAGCGAAGATAAAGATTTTGGACTATTCCGCCTTTGGTGTAGCGAGtctatatattttgaaCAACATGACTCTCAGTATTCAGATAGAAGAGATATATTAGTGCCCATTGTGTTTCATTCAAAACCGGAAAATCGGTCATTAGACCCTATCAAATTCAATTTACGAGCAGTCCAGTCTATTCTTCCAGTTGTTGAAAGAGTTTTTTTGGATCAGCCTGATAGAATATTTGTTCACTTTGCTACCGTGTGTAATGAAAAGCTGAGATGCTATATTGTAGATCGATCCAGGATTTATGAAATGGAGGCTATCAGTATAGTTTCCCGCCCAGATTTGTTTATCAAAGCAATGTTGGAATACAGATTAATGACAAGAGAGGAAATGGGATTTGACAACAGCATTCAACgtgaggatgatgatgagtaTATAATGTTCGAGGGACATGGGCGGCTCAAAGTTTTGCAGACACTAAGGGACAAAAACTACGGTATCTTTGGTCAATCTACTGTAGTTCGGATAGTCCAAAGAGAGAAGGATGACTCAGTCTTGTTCCTCAAAGAATACTGGGCTGAAGATAAGACAGCGGAGGTAGGTAATTCAGGCTTGTATGATATGGAGCGTAGGGTTTATGAAACTGCCATGGAGTTTAATATTCCATTTATTCCAAAATTAGTTGGTTATCAAGAACTCACTCGTACTTCCCAACTAATGAACTTCCTTCGTATTAATGATCCttcagatgatgaagctcttcttcataagTATTTTGTAGATCTGAATTGTGATCGTGTACAATGTCGGTACTTATTCGAAGATATTGCATTTGGCCAGATATTCAACTTGAAGCAGCTTCGCgatattttcaaatgctTGGTTCATATTGTGAAAGCATTAAAACAGCTATATTTGTTAAATGAGTTCACGCATGGCGACATTGTTTCGGAAAACCTTCTAGTTATTCAACGAGGAGCTGAGATTGAGGGTTTgcttgttgattttgatctATCTAGTAGCAGGTCAATTGAACAAGAAAGAGTGAGTCAAATAAGAAAATCTCAATTACTATCCAcggaaaatatttttgagaatGAGCTCACGGATTCAAGTTCCGCTACTGCTAGCAGTGGTGACAGCGTTGCTCAAGATGGTAGATATGTCGATGGTTACCAATATTTCCCTTATATGAGTATTGACCGATTACAAAGCAATGAAGGCGAAGATATATACTCGTTTTTCCATGATTTAGAATGTCTCTTCTGGGTTTTATTACTAGAAGCTACGAGAGGAAAAGatgatttttttcagaaCTGGGAGGATTTAGATCTAAGCACATTGATTGACCGCAAAGTGGTTATAGCTAGTGTTGAATGCGGCTTGTACAATGAGACGACAGTTAATGAAAAATATGTCCCAGCTTCTGGGTATATCTACCGGCTCCAAAAAATTGTCTTTGATACCCAGTCCAGATTGGAAATGGATCTTTCGATGTATGATAGGATCATTGAATTGTTtgacgaagctgctgctgatcAATATTATTAA
- the TRS31 gene encoding Trs31p (Core component of transport protein particle (TRAPP) complexes I-III; TRAPP complexes are related multimeric guanine nucleotide-exchange factor for the GTPase Ypt1p, regulating ER-Golgi traffic (TRAPPI), intra-Golgi traffic (TRAPPII), endosome-Golgi traffic (TRAPPII and III) and autophagy (TRAPPIII); GO_component: GO:0005794 - Golgi apparatus [Evidence IEA,IEA]; GO_component: GO:1990070 - TRAPPI protein complex [Evidence IDA] [PMID 11239471]; GO_component: GO:1990071 - TRAPPII protein complex [Evidence IDA] [PMID 11239471]; GO_component: GO:1990072 - TRAPPIII protein complex [Evidence IDA] [PMID 20375281]; GO_component: GO:0005783 - endoplasmic reticulum [Evidence IEA,IEA]; GO_component: GO:0000407 - pre-autophagosomal structure [Evidence IEA]; GO_function: GO:0017112 - Rab guanyl-nucleotide exchange factor activity [Evidence IDA] [PMID 17110339]; GO_process: GO:0006888 - ER to Golgi vesicle-mediated transport [Evidence IGI] [PMID 10727015]; GO_process: GO:0006888 - ER to Golgi vesicle-mediated transport [Evidence IMP] [PMID 11239471]; GO_process: GO:0006914 - autophagy [Evidence IEA]; GO_process: GO:0006810 - transport [Evidence IEA]; GO_process: GO:0016192 - vesicle-mediated transport [Evidence IEA]): protein MSTALPGPSTPIVPSSRQPTGIPRTPSSTLPHPSTRSANSTSLLVRSGSGALGSAGSNTTLHSNTSASSLIMSSKRISKYDKNLSRKSTEVSLSSFAFIFSEAIQYMHKRATGIQDFENRLNQLGYHIGQRALELVTVREGKSARRETKVLSILQFIHTTLWKTLFGRSADALERSADAANEYMIIDFEPMITQFISVPRELSQLNCAAFAAGAIEAVLDGSQFTANVTAHTVETDEHPLRTVFLIKFDPLVIEREK, encoded by the coding sequence ATGTCCACTGCTCTTCCTGGTCCATCCACGCCCATTGTTCCGTCTTCAAGACAACCTACAGGCATTCCTAGAACGCCGTCCTCAACACTACCGCATCCCAGTACGAGAAGCGCCAATAGCACATCTCTTCTTGTGAGATCAGGCAGCGGTGCCCTTGGCAGCGCCGGCAGTAACACAACATTGCATTCAAATacatctgcttcttcattaaTAATGTCGAGTAAGAGGATATCGAAATATGACAAGAATCTGAGTCGAAAGTCTACCGAAGTGTCATTATCAAGTTTTGCATTCATTTTCTCCGAGGCCATTCAATATATGCATAAGAGAGCCACCGGTATCcaagattttgaaaatagaCTTAATCAACTTGGATATCATATTGGCCAACGAGCACTTGAGCTTGTTACCGTGCGCGAGGGCAAAAGCGCTCGCagagaaacaaaagtaCTATCTATTTTACAATTTATTCACACCACACTCTGGAAGACTTTATTTGGACGATCAGCCGACGCATTAGAAAGGTCAGCCGACGCTGCCAACGAGTACAtgattattgattttgaacCTATGATAACGCAGTTCATCTCTGTACCAAGAGAACTCTCACAACTGAATTGTGCAGCCTTTGCAGCTGGAGCCATTGAAGCCGTCTTAGACGGCTCACAGTTTACCGCCAATGTCACAGCTCACACAGTCGAGACAGATGAGCATCCTTTGCGAACAGTATTTCTTATCAAGTTTGATCCCTTGGTTATAGAACGTGAGAAATAG